The Eptesicus fuscus isolate TK198812 chromosome 17, DD_ASM_mEF_20220401, whole genome shotgun sequence genome has a window encoding:
- the HNRNPH3 gene encoding heterogeneous nuclear ribonucleoprotein H3 isoform X2, which yields MDWVMKHNGPNDASDGTVRLRGLPFGCSKEEIVQFFQGLEIVPNGITLTMDYQGRSTGEAFVQFASKEIAENALGKHKERIGHRYIEIFRSSRSEIKGFYDPPRRLLGQRPGPYDRPIGGRGGYYGAGRGSMYDRMRRGGDGYDGGYGGFDDYGGYNNYGYGNDGFDDRMRDGRGMGGHGYGGAGDASSGFHGGHFVHMRGLPFRATENDIANFFSPLNPIRVHIDIGADGRATGEADVEFVTHEDAVAAMSKDKNNMQHRYIELFLNSTPGGGSGMGGSGMGGYGRDGMDNQGGYGSVGRMGMGNNYSGGYGTPDGLGGYGTQQHFKPTTQYEAKPLLQTR from the exons ATGGATTGGGTTATGAAACATAATGGTCCAAATGACGCTAGTGATGGGACAGTGCGACTTCGTGGACTGCCATTTGGTTGCAGCAAAGAGGAAATAGTTCAGTTCTTTCAAG GGTTGGAAATCGTGCCAAATGGGATAACATTGACGATGGACTACCAGGGGAGAAGCACAGGGGAGGCCTTCGTGCAGTTTGCTTCAAAGGAGATAGCAGAAAATGCTCTGGGGAAACACAAGGAAAGAATAGGGCACAG GTATATTGAGATCTTCAGAAGTAGCAGGAGTGAAATCAAAGGATTTTATGATCCACCAAGAAGATTGCTGGGCCAGCGACCAGGACCATATGATAGACCAATAGGAGGAAGAGGGGGTTATTATGGAGCTGGGCGTGGAAGTATGTATGACAGAATGCGACGAGGAGGTGATGGATATGATGGTG GTTATGGAGGTTTTGATGACTATGGTGGCTATAATAATTATGGCTATGGAAATGATGGCTTTGATGACAGAATGAGAGATGGAAGag GTATGGGAGGACATGGCTATGGTGGAGCTGGTGATGCAAGTTCAGGTTTTCATGGTGGTCATTTTGTACATATGAGAGGATTGCCTTTTCGTGCAACTGAAAATGACATTGCTAAT ttctTCTCACCACTAAACCCAATACGAGTGCATATTGATATTGGAGCTGATGGCAGAGCAACAGGAGAAGCAGACGTAGAGTTTGTGACACATGAAGATGCAGTAGCTGCCATGTCTAAAGATAAGAATAACATGC AACATCGATACATTGAACTCTTCTTGAATTCCACTCCTGGAGGCGGCTCTGGAATGGGAGGTTCTGGAATGGGAGGCTACGGCAGAGATGGAATGG ataatcAGGGTGGTTATGGATCTGTTGGAAGAATGGGAATGGGGAACAATTACAGTGGAGGATACGGGACTCCTGATGGCCTGGGTGGTTATG GAACCCAACAACATTTCAAACCAACCACACAGTATGAAGCCAAGCCCTTACTCCAGACAAGATAA
- the HNRNPH3 gene encoding heterogeneous nuclear ribonucleoprotein H3 isoform X8: protein MRDGRGMGGHGYGGAGDASSGFHGGHFVHMRGLPFRATENDIANFFSPLNPIRVHIDIGADGRATGEADVEFVTHEDAVAAMSKDKNNMQHRYIELFLNSTPGGGSGMGGSGMGGYGRDGMDNQGGYGSVGRMGMGNNYSGGYGTPDGLGGYGRGGGGSGGYYGQGGMSGGGWRGMY, encoded by the exons ATGAGAGATGGAAGag GTATGGGAGGACATGGCTATGGTGGAGCTGGTGATGCAAGTTCAGGTTTTCATGGTGGTCATTTTGTACATATGAGAGGATTGCCTTTTCGTGCAACTGAAAATGACATTGCTAAT ttctTCTCACCACTAAACCCAATACGAGTGCATATTGATATTGGAGCTGATGGCAGAGCAACAGGAGAAGCAGACGTAGAGTTTGTGACACATGAAGATGCAGTAGCTGCCATGTCTAAAGATAAGAATAACATGC AACATCGATACATTGAACTCTTCTTGAATTCCACTCCTGGAGGCGGCTCTGGAATGGGAGGTTCTGGAATGGGAGGCTACGGCAGAGATGGAATGG ataatcAGGGTGGTTATGGATCTGTTGGAAGAATGGGAATGGGGAACAATTACAGTGGAGGATACGGGACTCCTGATGGCCTGGGTGGTTATG GTCGTGGTGGTGGAGGCAGTGGAGGTTACTATGGGCAAGGTGGCATGAGTGGAGGTGGATGGCGTGGGATGTATTAG
- the HNRNPH3 gene encoding heterogeneous nuclear ribonucleoprotein H3 isoform X5 — translation MDWVMKHNGPNDASDGTVRLRGLPFGCSKEEIVQFFQGLEIVPNGITLTMDYQGRSTGEAFVQFASKEIAENALGKHKERIGHRYIEIFRSSRSEIKGFYDPPRRLLGQRPGPYDRPIGGRGGYYGAGRGSYGGFDDYGGYNNYGYGNDGFDDRMRDGRGMGGHGYGGAGDASSGFHGGHFVHMRGLPFRATENDIANFFSPLNPIRVHIDIGADGRATGEADVEFVTHEDAVAAMSKDKNNMQHRYIELFLNSTPGGGSGMGGSGMGGYGRDGMDNQGGYGSVGRMGMGNNYSGGYGTPDGLGGYGRGGGGSGGYYGQGGMSGGGWRGMY, via the exons ATGGATTGGGTTATGAAACATAATGGTCCAAATGACGCTAGTGATGGGACAGTGCGACTTCGTGGACTGCCATTTGGTTGCAGCAAAGAGGAAATAGTTCAGTTCTTTCAAG GGTTGGAAATCGTGCCAAATGGGATAACATTGACGATGGACTACCAGGGGAGAAGCACAGGGGAGGCCTTCGTGCAGTTTGCTTCAAAGGAGATAGCAGAAAATGCTCTGGGGAAACACAAGGAAAGAATAGGGCACAG GTATATTGAGATCTTCAGAAGTAGCAGGAGTGAAATCAAAGGATTTTATGATCCACCAAGAAGATTGCTGGGCCAGCGACCAGGACCATATGATAGACCAATAGGAGGAAGAGGGGGTTATTATGGAGCTGGGCGTGGAA GTTATGGAGGTTTTGATGACTATGGTGGCTATAATAATTATGGCTATGGAAATGATGGCTTTGATGACAGAATGAGAGATGGAAGag GTATGGGAGGACATGGCTATGGTGGAGCTGGTGATGCAAGTTCAGGTTTTCATGGTGGTCATTTTGTACATATGAGAGGATTGCCTTTTCGTGCAACTGAAAATGACATTGCTAAT ttctTCTCACCACTAAACCCAATACGAGTGCATATTGATATTGGAGCTGATGGCAGAGCAACAGGAGAAGCAGACGTAGAGTTTGTGACACATGAAGATGCAGTAGCTGCCATGTCTAAAGATAAGAATAACATGC AACATCGATACATTGAACTCTTCTTGAATTCCACTCCTGGAGGCGGCTCTGGAATGGGAGGTTCTGGAATGGGAGGCTACGGCAGAGATGGAATGG ataatcAGGGTGGTTATGGATCTGTTGGAAGAATGGGAATGGGGAACAATTACAGTGGAGGATACGGGACTCCTGATGGCCTGGGTGGTTATG GTCGTGGTGGTGGAGGCAGTGGAGGTTACTATGGGCAAGGTGGCATGAGTGGAGGTGGATGGCGTGGGATGTATTAG
- the HNRNPH3 gene encoding heterogeneous nuclear ribonucleoprotein H3 isoform X7, producing MDWVMKHNGPNDASDGTVRLRGLPFGCSKEEIVQFFQGYGGFDDYGGYNNYGYGNDGFDDRMRDGRGMGGHGYGGAGDASSGFHGGHFVHMRGLPFRATENDIANFFSPLNPIRVHIDIGADGRATGEADVEFVTHEDAVAAMSKDKNNMQHRYIELFLNSTPGGGSGMGGSGMGGYGRDGMDNQGGYGSVGRMGMGNNYSGGYGTPDGLGGYGRGGGGSGGYYGQGGMSGGGWRGMY from the exons ATGGATTGGGTTATGAAACATAATGGTCCAAATGACGCTAGTGATGGGACAGTGCGACTTCGTGGACTGCCATTTGGTTGCAGCAAAGAGGAAATAGTTCAGTTCTTTCAAG GTTATGGAGGTTTTGATGACTATGGTGGCTATAATAATTATGGCTATGGAAATGATGGCTTTGATGACAGAATGAGAGATGGAAGag GTATGGGAGGACATGGCTATGGTGGAGCTGGTGATGCAAGTTCAGGTTTTCATGGTGGTCATTTTGTACATATGAGAGGATTGCCTTTTCGTGCAACTGAAAATGACATTGCTAAT ttctTCTCACCACTAAACCCAATACGAGTGCATATTGATATTGGAGCTGATGGCAGAGCAACAGGAGAAGCAGACGTAGAGTTTGTGACACATGAAGATGCAGTAGCTGCCATGTCTAAAGATAAGAATAACATGC AACATCGATACATTGAACTCTTCTTGAATTCCACTCCTGGAGGCGGCTCTGGAATGGGAGGTTCTGGAATGGGAGGCTACGGCAGAGATGGAATGG ataatcAGGGTGGTTATGGATCTGTTGGAAGAATGGGAATGGGGAACAATTACAGTGGAGGATACGGGACTCCTGATGGCCTGGGTGGTTATG GTCGTGGTGGTGGAGGCAGTGGAGGTTACTATGGGCAAGGTGGCATGAGTGGAGGTGGATGGCGTGGGATGTATTAG
- the HNRNPH3 gene encoding heterogeneous nuclear ribonucleoprotein H3 isoform X1: protein MDWVMKHNGPNDASDGTVRLRGLPFGCSKEEIVQFFQGLEIVPNGITLTMDYQGRSTGEAFVQFASKEIAENALGKHKERIGHRYIEIFRSSRSEIKGFYDPPRRLLGQRPGPYDRPIGGRGGYYGAGRGSMYDRMRRGGDGYDGGYGGFDDYGGYNNYGYGNDGFDDRMRDGRGMGGHGYGGAGDASSGFHGGHFVHMRGLPFRATENDIANFFSPLNPIRVHIDIGADGRATGEADVEFVTHEDAVAAMSKDKNNMQHRYIELFLNSTPGGGSGMGGSGMGGYGRDGMDNQGGYGSVGRMGMGNNYSGGYGTPDGLGGYGRGGGGSGGYYGQGGMSGGGWRGMY from the exons ATGGATTGGGTTATGAAACATAATGGTCCAAATGACGCTAGTGATGGGACAGTGCGACTTCGTGGACTGCCATTTGGTTGCAGCAAAGAGGAAATAGTTCAGTTCTTTCAAG GGTTGGAAATCGTGCCAAATGGGATAACATTGACGATGGACTACCAGGGGAGAAGCACAGGGGAGGCCTTCGTGCAGTTTGCTTCAAAGGAGATAGCAGAAAATGCTCTGGGGAAACACAAGGAAAGAATAGGGCACAG GTATATTGAGATCTTCAGAAGTAGCAGGAGTGAAATCAAAGGATTTTATGATCCACCAAGAAGATTGCTGGGCCAGCGACCAGGACCATATGATAGACCAATAGGAGGAAGAGGGGGTTATTATGGAGCTGGGCGTGGAAGTATGTATGACAGAATGCGACGAGGAGGTGATGGATATGATGGTG GTTATGGAGGTTTTGATGACTATGGTGGCTATAATAATTATGGCTATGGAAATGATGGCTTTGATGACAGAATGAGAGATGGAAGag GTATGGGAGGACATGGCTATGGTGGAGCTGGTGATGCAAGTTCAGGTTTTCATGGTGGTCATTTTGTACATATGAGAGGATTGCCTTTTCGTGCAACTGAAAATGACATTGCTAAT ttctTCTCACCACTAAACCCAATACGAGTGCATATTGATATTGGAGCTGATGGCAGAGCAACAGGAGAAGCAGACGTAGAGTTTGTGACACATGAAGATGCAGTAGCTGCCATGTCTAAAGATAAGAATAACATGC AACATCGATACATTGAACTCTTCTTGAATTCCACTCCTGGAGGCGGCTCTGGAATGGGAGGTTCTGGAATGGGAGGCTACGGCAGAGATGGAATGG ataatcAGGGTGGTTATGGATCTGTTGGAAGAATGGGAATGGGGAACAATTACAGTGGAGGATACGGGACTCCTGATGGCCTGGGTGGTTATG GTCGTGGTGGTGGAGGCAGTGGAGGTTACTATGGGCAAGGTGGCATGAGTGGAGGTGGATGGCGTGGGATGTATTAG
- the HNRNPH3 gene encoding heterogeneous nuclear ribonucleoprotein H3 isoform X3 has product MDWVMKHNGPNDASDGTVRLRGLPFGCSKEEIVQFFQGLEIVPNGITLTMDYQGRSTGEAFVQFASKEIAENALGKHKERIGHRYIEIFRSSRSEIKGFYDPPRRLLGQRPGPYDRPIGGRGGYYGAGRGSMYDRMRRGGYGGFDDYGGYNNYGYGNDGFDDRMRDGRGMGGHGYGGAGDASSGFHGGHFVHMRGLPFRATENDIANFFSPLNPIRVHIDIGADGRATGEADVEFVTHEDAVAAMSKDKNNMQHRYIELFLNSTPGGGSGMGGSGMGGYGRDGMDNQGGYGSVGRMGMGNNYSGGYGTPDGLGGYGRGGGGSGGYYGQGGMSGGGWRGMY; this is encoded by the exons ATGGATTGGGTTATGAAACATAATGGTCCAAATGACGCTAGTGATGGGACAGTGCGACTTCGTGGACTGCCATTTGGTTGCAGCAAAGAGGAAATAGTTCAGTTCTTTCAAG GGTTGGAAATCGTGCCAAATGGGATAACATTGACGATGGACTACCAGGGGAGAAGCACAGGGGAGGCCTTCGTGCAGTTTGCTTCAAAGGAGATAGCAGAAAATGCTCTGGGGAAACACAAGGAAAGAATAGGGCACAG GTATATTGAGATCTTCAGAAGTAGCAGGAGTGAAATCAAAGGATTTTATGATCCACCAAGAAGATTGCTGGGCCAGCGACCAGGACCATATGATAGACCAATAGGAGGAAGAGGGGGTTATTATGGAGCTGGGCGTGGAAGTATGTATGACAGAATGCGACGAGGAG GTTATGGAGGTTTTGATGACTATGGTGGCTATAATAATTATGGCTATGGAAATGATGGCTTTGATGACAGAATGAGAGATGGAAGag GTATGGGAGGACATGGCTATGGTGGAGCTGGTGATGCAAGTTCAGGTTTTCATGGTGGTCATTTTGTACATATGAGAGGATTGCCTTTTCGTGCAACTGAAAATGACATTGCTAAT ttctTCTCACCACTAAACCCAATACGAGTGCATATTGATATTGGAGCTGATGGCAGAGCAACAGGAGAAGCAGACGTAGAGTTTGTGACACATGAAGATGCAGTAGCTGCCATGTCTAAAGATAAGAATAACATGC AACATCGATACATTGAACTCTTCTTGAATTCCACTCCTGGAGGCGGCTCTGGAATGGGAGGTTCTGGAATGGGAGGCTACGGCAGAGATGGAATGG ataatcAGGGTGGTTATGGATCTGTTGGAAGAATGGGAATGGGGAACAATTACAGTGGAGGATACGGGACTCCTGATGGCCTGGGTGGTTATG GTCGTGGTGGTGGAGGCAGTGGAGGTTACTATGGGCAAGGTGGCATGAGTGGAGGTGGATGGCGTGGGATGTATTAG
- the HNRNPH3 gene encoding heterogeneous nuclear ribonucleoprotein H3 isoform X6, producing the protein MDWVMKHNGPNDASDGTVRLRGLPFGCSKEEIVQFFQGLEIVPNGITLTMDYQGRSTGEAFVQFASKEIAENALGKHKERIGHRYIEIFRSSRSEIKGFYDPPRRLLGQRPGPYDRPIGGRGGYYGAGRGSMYDRMRRGGDGYDGGYGGFDDYGGYNNYGYGNDGFDDRMRDGRGMGGHGYGGAGDASSGFHGGHFVHMRGLPFRATENDIANFFSPLNPIRVHIDIGADGRATGEADVEFVTHEDAVAAMSKDKNNMQHRYIELFLNSTPGGGSGMGGSGMGGYGRDGMDNQGGYGSVGRMGMGNNYSGGYGTPDGLGGYALFTMTE; encoded by the exons ATGGATTGGGTTATGAAACATAATGGTCCAAATGACGCTAGTGATGGGACAGTGCGACTTCGTGGACTGCCATTTGGTTGCAGCAAAGAGGAAATAGTTCAGTTCTTTCAAG GGTTGGAAATCGTGCCAAATGGGATAACATTGACGATGGACTACCAGGGGAGAAGCACAGGGGAGGCCTTCGTGCAGTTTGCTTCAAAGGAGATAGCAGAAAATGCTCTGGGGAAACACAAGGAAAGAATAGGGCACAG GTATATTGAGATCTTCAGAAGTAGCAGGAGTGAAATCAAAGGATTTTATGATCCACCAAGAAGATTGCTGGGCCAGCGACCAGGACCATATGATAGACCAATAGGAGGAAGAGGGGGTTATTATGGAGCTGGGCGTGGAAGTATGTATGACAGAATGCGACGAGGAGGTGATGGATATGATGGTG GTTATGGAGGTTTTGATGACTATGGTGGCTATAATAATTATGGCTATGGAAATGATGGCTTTGATGACAGAATGAGAGATGGAAGag GTATGGGAGGACATGGCTATGGTGGAGCTGGTGATGCAAGTTCAGGTTTTCATGGTGGTCATTTTGTACATATGAGAGGATTGCCTTTTCGTGCAACTGAAAATGACATTGCTAAT ttctTCTCACCACTAAACCCAATACGAGTGCATATTGATATTGGAGCTGATGGCAGAGCAACAGGAGAAGCAGACGTAGAGTTTGTGACACATGAAGATGCAGTAGCTGCCATGTCTAAAGATAAGAATAACATGC AACATCGATACATTGAACTCTTCTTGAATTCCACTCCTGGAGGCGGCTCTGGAATGGGAGGTTCTGGAATGGGAGGCTACGGCAGAGATGGAATGG ataatcAGGGTGGTTATGGATCTGTTGGAAGAATGGGAATGGGGAACAATTACAGTGGAGGATACGGGACTCCTGATGGCCTGGGTGGTTATG
- the HNRNPH3 gene encoding heterogeneous nuclear ribonucleoprotein H3 isoform X4 → MDWVMKHNGPNDASDGTVRLRGLPFGCSKEEIVQFFQGLEIVPNGITLTMDYQGRSTGEAFVQFASKEIAENALGKHKERIGHRYIEIFRSSRSEIKGFYDPPRRLLGQRPGPYDRPIGGRGGYYGAGRGSMYDRMRRGGDGYDGGYGGFDDYGGYNNYGYGNDGFDDRMRDGRGMGGHGYGGAGDASSGFHGGHFVHMRGLPFRATENDIANFFSPLNPIRVHIDIGADGRATGEADVEFVTHEDAVAAMSKDKNNMQHRYIELFLNSTPGGGSGMGGSGMGGYGRDGMDNQGGYGSVGRMGMGNNYSGGYGTPDGLGGYETGFKLLNGIPS, encoded by the exons ATGGATTGGGTTATGAAACATAATGGTCCAAATGACGCTAGTGATGGGACAGTGCGACTTCGTGGACTGCCATTTGGTTGCAGCAAAGAGGAAATAGTTCAGTTCTTTCAAG GGTTGGAAATCGTGCCAAATGGGATAACATTGACGATGGACTACCAGGGGAGAAGCACAGGGGAGGCCTTCGTGCAGTTTGCTTCAAAGGAGATAGCAGAAAATGCTCTGGGGAAACACAAGGAAAGAATAGGGCACAG GTATATTGAGATCTTCAGAAGTAGCAGGAGTGAAATCAAAGGATTTTATGATCCACCAAGAAGATTGCTGGGCCAGCGACCAGGACCATATGATAGACCAATAGGAGGAAGAGGGGGTTATTATGGAGCTGGGCGTGGAAGTATGTATGACAGAATGCGACGAGGAGGTGATGGATATGATGGTG GTTATGGAGGTTTTGATGACTATGGTGGCTATAATAATTATGGCTATGGAAATGATGGCTTTGATGACAGAATGAGAGATGGAAGag GTATGGGAGGACATGGCTATGGTGGAGCTGGTGATGCAAGTTCAGGTTTTCATGGTGGTCATTTTGTACATATGAGAGGATTGCCTTTTCGTGCAACTGAAAATGACATTGCTAAT ttctTCTCACCACTAAACCCAATACGAGTGCATATTGATATTGGAGCTGATGGCAGAGCAACAGGAGAAGCAGACGTAGAGTTTGTGACACATGAAGATGCAGTAGCTGCCATGTCTAAAGATAAGAATAACATGC AACATCGATACATTGAACTCTTCTTGAATTCCACTCCTGGAGGCGGCTCTGGAATGGGAGGTTCTGGAATGGGAGGCTACGGCAGAGATGGAATGG ataatcAGGGTGGTTATGGATCTGTTGGAAGAATGGGAATGGGGAACAATTACAGTGGAGGATACGGGACTCCTGATGGCCTGGGTGGTTATG AAACTGGTTTCAAACTTCTTAATGGAATCCCATCTTAA